DNA sequence from the Pirellulales bacterium genome:
CTTTGGGAGCCGTTGGTTTTTCGGAGGATTTTGCAGCAACTTGCACCGGCGCGGCCGGTGGCGGAGGCGTTTCTTTCTTTTGGCCGCGCTTGGGCAACCGTTCTTTCGCGGTCGGATTGACGGCCAGCAAAATGCTTTTCACCGATTGGGAAAACGGGCTTACCACCAGATCAGCGGCCAATTGGTGCAGCAGCGCGCCGAATTCCGCTCCTTTGTTTTTGGGAATCGCCCGTTCCAGGCCGGAGACGTTGCCCGATTGTCGCTCGGACTCGGTGGCGATGCCGACGATGAATAGCACATCGAGCGCGCCGCGGTCGAGAGGGATGAAGTGCCCTCCGAGAGAATGCTGAGTCGCAAATGCCACCACAAATGGCGTCGACCCTTCCAGGCTTTCCAACTTCTTGATGCCGGCCCCGATATTTTGCTTCTTTATTTCCTCCAACTCAAACGAGTAGGTCGATTCGAACACCGTTTGCAAGAGCCGCTTCAAATTTGATGCGGCCGACTCGGGAGCGGGCAGCTCGCGCATCGCCTCGGCCAATTCATTGACCGTGCTGACGCGCACTTCGTTCCAGTCAAAAAACGACGTGGCCAAATGCTCATAGGTCTTCGCCGCCTTGTCAAACGGCGCGTTTTCCAAGCAGCAAGCAAACAGCATTTGCTCCAGCAGCGGTCGATGATCGGTCGCCACCGGCTTATAGTGCTGTTTAAGCACTTTATACAACTTATTAATCAACGGTCCGCGGTTGGAACCAGACATGGAGGGATCGGGGTTCAGGGTTCAGGGGGGCAGGAATGAGAACCGTGGAGAATGGGAGCAAGGGAGAGGGGGCCCATCGGCCTCGCTCCGCCCTGTTTCTTCCGTTTTCCATTCTTCCCGTCTCTGCTGCCTTTTCTAAGTTGGTTGCGACTATTCGTCGTCGTGTGCCTCTATTTCGCGTGCCTCTAAATCGAAGTCTTGCTCTGCTTCTGGCGGGAGCACTTCTTTCAAGATTCTGGCAATTTCAATCGACTTTTTCACGCCTTGGTCAAGCACGAACATCAGCCGCGGCGTGTAGCGGGTGTCGATCCGCTCGGCGATCTTCGCTTGCAAAAAGCCTGCCGAGCTTTGCAGCCCGCGCAAGCTCAGATTCTGTTGTCGCTCGTCGCCCATCACCGACACGTGAACTTTTGCATTTCGCATGTCGGGCGAAACTTCGACGTGCGTGACGGTCACATCCTTTACGCGCGGATCTCGAATCTCCGCTAAGATCGCCATGCTGACGACTTCGCGAATTGCTTCGGCGGCTTTGAGCAGGCGGCGGGATGACATGGGGAGGATTCAGGGTTCAGCGTTCAGTCAACGGGAGTGAGGGATATGGAATCAGAACCAAGGGAGAGCGATCAGAGTTACGGAAGACTGCGGCGGCCAAATTCCTGAACCCCGAACCCTCTACAGCGTCCTCGCCACCTCCTCAATACGATAGCATTCTAAAACATCCCCCTCCTTCAGGTCATTAAACCCGGTCAGTTTAATACCGCACTCAAGCCCTTCGCGGACTTCTTTAACGTCGTCCTTCTCGCGCCGCAGCGAATCCAGGGGGTAATCGCCGGCGACGCGGCTTTCGCGGATCAAACGCAGACGACTGTTTCGCTGGATTGTGCCCGAAAGCACTCGGCAGCCAGCGATCGTCCCCAGCCGGCTAATGCTGAAAGTTCGCAGCACCAAGGCGCGGCCCAAATCGGCCTCGCGCTTCTCCGGTTTGAGCAGGCCTTCCAGGGCCTTTCTTAAATCGTCGGTTACTTGATAAATGATGTCGTAGCGGCGAATCTGCACGCCCTTTTGGTCGGCCAACGCGCGCGCTTTTTCGTCGGGCACCACATTGAAGCCGATGATGACGGCATCCGACGCATCGGCCAAATGCACGTCGGCTTCACTGATGCCGCCGACGGTCGCTTGCAGCACCTTGATTTTGACTTCCGGATGTTCGAGCTTGCCGAACTCTTTCAAGATTGCTTCGATCGATCCGCGCACATCCGCCCGCAGAATGATATTGAGCGTTTGCACTTCTTGCTTGCCGAGCCGGTCGAACAAGTTTTCAAGTGTGACATGGACCGGCGCGGCACCAAGCGCTGCGACTCGCTGTTGGCTGAGTCGTCGCTGGGCGATGTCGCGGGCGGCACCGATTTCATCCATCGCATAGAACTTGTCGCCGGCACCGGGAGCGATGTCCAGACCGGTCACGTTGACCGGCATCGAAGGGCCGGCAGCATCGAGCCTCTTGCGACCGTTGAGCGTGTCGTACATCGCCTTGATGTGGCCGCTGGACATGCCGCAGACCACGGCATCGCCCACCTTGAGCGTGCCCCGCTGCACGAGCAATTTTGCTACGACGCCGCGTCCTTCGTGCAACTCTGCTTCCAAGCAGGTGCCGATCGCCTTGCGATGCGGATTCGCTTTGAGTTCGTGTAATTCGGCGATGGTCATCAATGTTTCGATGAGTTCATCGATGCCCTGACCCGTCAGTGCGCTGCACTTCACGAGTTCCACATCGCCGCCCCATTCGGTCGGCTGCAAGCCGGCCGTGACCAATTGGGTGTAAATCCGATCGTAGTTGACACCCGGCAGATCCACCTTATTGAGTGCAATCACGATTGGCACGCCGGCGGCCTTCGCGTGGCTGATCGCTTCTTCCGTCTGGGGCATAACGCCGTCGTCGGCGGCCACCACCAGCACGGCGATATCCGTAACATTCGCTCCTCGGGCGCGCATTTCGGTAAACGCTTCATGCCCCGGCGTATCGACAAAGGCGATTCGCCGCCCATCGCGCTCTATCTGATAGGCGCGAATGTGCTGGGTAATGCCGCCGCTTTCACCGCTGGCCACGTCAATGCCGATGATCTTATCCAGCAGCGATGTCTTGCCATGATCGACATGCCCGAGAAAAGTAATGACCGGCGGACGCGGCTCAAGCTGCGATTCGTCCTCAGGTTGACCGTTCGACAGGTTATCCAATTGCTCGTCGACGGTCTGCGCCCGGCGAATTTCAATTTCGACGCCGAATTCGCTCGCTAGCAGATCGACCGTATCGTGATCGAGCGGTGCCATCAGATTAGAGACCGCCATCCCCAATTGCAACAGCTTGCCCAGCACTTGTTGACCTGGCACGCCAAGCGATTCGGAAAAACTGCGCACATTGCACGGCAGCGCGACAACGATCTTCCCCTTGCGCGGCGCGGCGGTGTTCTTGCCGGTGGAAGGGGGCTTCTTGGCGCGGCGCAGCTTGCGACGGCGACCTTCGTCGTCATCCAAGCTCACTCGCCTGGACGTGTCGGTCCCCAATCGCTTGCGATTAAGCTGACGAGCCTCGCGGCCACCCAGGGTGCCGGTTAAATCTCCTTTACCGGTAGCCGCACCTTTGCCACCACCGCCACCACGCCGACGTTGTTCGCGACTCTCGGGAGACAGTGGCCCCAAGGGACCGCGTCCGGCGGCCGATGGCGTACCCGTGCGTCCGCCG
Encoded proteins:
- the rbfA gene encoding 30S ribosome-binding factor RbfA, which gives rise to MSSRRLLKAAEAIREVVSMAILAEIRDPRVKDVTVTHVEVSPDMRNAKVHVSVMGDERQQNLSLRGLQSSAGFLQAKIAERIDTRYTPRLMFVLDQGVKKSIEIARILKEVLPPEAEQDFDLEAREIEAHDDE
- the infB gene encoding translation initiation factor IF-2; protein product: MPARIYTLAKELKIDSKELVEICAKAGIPDKGSALASLTDEEVTRLKEFLGGRASTGRAGPARSASASSGGGVAVAAPPDRLSREHYIPPAGVAGKPPVLTTPKKEKPPEAPRKPSEPRPSPKPTPTVRLAQLPPSSTKGPAKPLKPAEPAPQKPDLRLPADVLRASKSGAKPLAEHLKKTEDRRRAEEQQQKKTGGRTGTPSAAGRGPLGPLSPESREQRRRGGGGGKGAATGKGDLTGTLGGREARQLNRKRLGTDTSRRVSLDDDEGRRRKLRRAKKPPSTGKNTAAPRKGKIVVALPCNVRSFSESLGVPGQQVLGKLLQLGMAVSNLMAPLDHDTVDLLASEFGVEIEIRRAQTVDEQLDNLSNGQPEDESQLEPRPPVITFLGHVDHGKTSLLDKIIGIDVASGESGGITQHIRAYQIERDGRRIAFVDTPGHEAFTEMRARGANVTDIAVLVVAADDGVMPQTEEAISHAKAAGVPIVIALNKVDLPGVNYDRIYTQLVTAGLQPTEWGGDVELVKCSALTGQGIDELIETLMTIAELHELKANPHRKAIGTCLEAELHEGRGVVAKLLVQRGTLKVGDAVVCGMSSGHIKAMYDTLNGRKRLDAAGPSMPVNVTGLDIAPGAGDKFYAMDEIGAARDIAQRRLSQQRVAALGAAPVHVTLENLFDRLGKQEVQTLNIILRADVRGSIEAILKEFGKLEHPEVKIKVLQATVGGISEADVHLADASDAVIIGFNVVPDEKARALADQKGVQIRRYDIIYQVTDDLRKALEGLLKPEKREADLGRALVLRTFSISRLGTIAGCRVLSGTIQRNSRLRLIRESRVAGDYPLDSLRREKDDVKEVREGLECGIKLTGFNDLKEGDVLECYRIEEVARTL